The following is a genomic window from Trachemys scripta elegans isolate TJP31775 chromosome 16, CAS_Tse_1.0, whole genome shotgun sequence.
GGGCTCGGGCGACCCCCCCTCCAGCCGCCCCCAGAATCCCAGGAATGTCCGAgatggagagaagggggaaatttaatttggaaatgaacatggggtggtgggggtgagAACAGAGAGTGGCcagggggaggagccgggggagcCTGGAAGGGGGGCAAGAGGAGAGAGTTTTGGGGGGGCAAGAGGGAGGCCGGAGCGCAGCGGGGGTGGGAGCGGAGCCGAGCAGCgctcagcccccgccccccccatcgCTCGGGGGTGCCAGGGCTGCAGACACCTGGCGCTCCGGGGCCAGCGCTGGAGGCAGGTTGTGGGCTGGGCAGGGTATTTAAGGGCTGAGGCCGtggggagggagcccagagcaGTCGGGGCGCAGCACGGTccggctcctcccctgcccagccGGCCAAGATGCTCCCGGGCTGCTGGCTGGtgtctgcgctgctgctggttcCGGGCTCCTGGGGCGCCCTGGGCCAGTGTCCCAGCTGCGAGGACGGGGACCCCCCGGCCTGCGCCCCCCGAGCCGGCTGCCGGGCCCCCGAGAGGGCAGCGGCGGCGCCCCCCGACAGCGCCAAGGCGCCCCGGGAAGCCTGCGGGGAGAAGGGCTGCGCCCGGGCGCTGGGGGAGCCGTGCGGGGTCTACTCGCCCAGCTGCGCCCGGGGACTGCGCTGCATCCCCCGGGCCGGGGAGCGGACCCCCCTGCATGCCCTGCTTCACGGCAAGGGGGTGTGCCGGGccgtggggggcaggaagggcagCCGCAACCACACGGAGCCCGAGCCCCCGGCAGGTGAGTGCGGGGCGGGCTGGGGGGAGCGGCCGCGGCTGGGGTTCGGGGCTGAGCCCAGATCGGGGGGGAATCTTGGAGactcccctccccaagctgggCTTCGGGGTAAGGGCACAGGGCAGCCCTCGCCGAGGTGCTGAGCCCAGATCGGGGGGCTCCCTGGTGCCACTTAGCAGCACccccaggaggtggggggcaTCTCCCTAGTTTCTAAGGGCAAAGGCTgcagctttctcccccccccccgccgcccactCCCGGACCTGagtctctttcctccccctgGAGGGGCAGGAGAAGATGGGTCCTTCCACTCGGGGGTTGCCATAGTGGGGTTCCCTGGCCAGGGGGCGCACCCCCAAGGGAGTGGCTGGGCATTTTCCCTCTCCggctcaggggtggggagggttcgGACCCCAGGGTGCTGCTGTAGGAGACCTGGGGCTGATGGGGAGGCTGGGGGGCTCCTTGTCTGTCACCCAGCGCAATTTGGAAAGGAGGGTGGAGAGGCTCTAAGGGGGTCGGGTCCCGCTTGAtgctaggggtgtgtgtggggggggggggggggggggaaagggggggggggggggtggctggggggggggggggggggttctctcCTCTGAGCTGTCTCTACCGAGGGCAATATGCAGCCATGCTCACCCCTGCCTCAGCACCTGCAGGTGCCAATGGCCCATGGACGCTCCCAGCAGAAGTCCAGCAGGATCACCTCTACCCCCCCTCCCATGGAGGTGTCCCTGCCAGGTGCCCTGATCCGGCCTGATCCCCCCCACGTTTCTGTGCTTATGAAGTGGGCTCAGCCTCTTGGCTCCCTGAATGGGAGAAGGGGCACGTGGGTGGATATATGGCTTGGGAAGGGGGACAGGCCCTCCCCTGAACTATGAGGGTGGGAGacgggccagggccccgtggcgctaggtgctgtacaaacacagacaacccctgcccccagagagctCCCAGTCTAGCTACCAGCAGGCCGGCCCCCAGGAGGCTGCAGCCTTGAGCCAAGCCTGGGAATGCGGCGAAGCAGGGGGGACCCAAGCAAAGGTTCCAGCCGGCAGTAGCTAAAATTTGCCAGCAGAGgttggtctctgagggccaaaAGCAGCTAGATGGAGGGCAGCACCATTGcatgggagactgggactgaacTTCCCCCAAGGTGCCTGGCTCAAAGCTCAGCGTTCTCAGCAGGCACCGGTCCGGGGGCAAGCCCCCTGTCCTTGGCCGGAGAGAGAGGAGCTGGCATGGGGGTGTCAGATGGCAACAGACAGGCTGCAGGGAGCTACCCAGAGCTAATCCTCCATCAGGATTCAGTCGAGTCTTGCAGACCCCCACACCGGCTGGGGGAGCTCGGAGGAAAGCGATGGAGGAACACCATTGCCTTGTAACAAACTCCACCAGTGGGAGAGGGCTGTGTATCAGGGATGGGGGGGTCCTGGCTGGGAGACCAGGGCAAATCTGAGCCATCCCTCCAAGCAATGGCATGAAACACAGGGCCAAATCCCTTCCAGAGGGGGTACTCAGAGGAACCTCAActtcttcccccccatcccctttgaAGAATGGTGCAGCCTAAATTCTCTCCTGCTgcttgcaccccccaccccccaaactccaTGCCTGGCTCCTCCATAATAAGAGAGCCAgtaaaaaatccccccccccactcttggAGAAAACCCTAAATCTTGAGCCTACCTTAAACTGACTGTGTCTTGGCACCTGGGAGCCTTAGTCCTAGACCCTGGCCCcgtggtgctaggcgctgtacaaacacaggacaaaaatgtttaataatctAGGCTGGGAGGGTGAGAGGGGTGAGACCCGGCCATGGTGCGGCTGCAGAATCCAGCGGTTTGCTCCACCCCACTATAAAGCAAAGGTTTTTCTCCAGCAGAGCAGAGATGCCTTGAGCAATTCCACCCAGGGCTCAGGCAGCCGGGGGGTTGCTGCAGATAcagaggtggtggtgggaggggatgtCCATGGCCATTCAATGGCTCTGCGCCATCCAAAGCTGCTTCCTGGCATGTGCCACCCACCCTGCAGCGGCTACTGTATTGAGGGACCCCGTCTCTTTGGGGAAGGGCGGCTAGATCTGGGGGAGtagttcaggcccatctgtgGGTTTGTTGTCATGTCCTGCTCACCAATCCAAGGAGCGCTGGCTCCCCCCGGTGTCGGAACATGGGAGCGCAGGAAGGGACGCTCGATATTGGGCACTGCGAGAACAACTTTGTTGGGGCGCTTGGCGAACAGTAATTTGGGGCaagattccctcccctcccccgggagagttcagggctggattttcaagCACTCAGCACCCAGCCTGCACAACTTTCGGTGAACCTGGGCACTGCTGCCGGGTTCTGGGCACCGGGCCCCAAAGGGCTGAGGCCCACCCAGCTCCTGGGTTcatggagctgcaggtgctccgTGGCGCCGGGGCCTGGGTGTCTCCAAGGGGACTGTGACACCCAGAGTTAGTGGTAGCTCCTGAAAGCAATGAGCTAACTGCACCCCTGCTcagcctgggctgggggtgggggggactgcaTCTGCCATGGGCACCTGGCAATAAGAAAGCGTGCAGCAAACTCACTTCACCCAAGCGACCAGGTTGGTGCAGCTCAGGTGGCCCCTTTGCAGCCTCGAGGGGCCTGACCCCAGCAGAAGCCGCAGGGCCCTGTGCTGCACAGGGCACTGGCTGcagactggggtggggaagggcaggggaaggtgcGTGGCAGGCTAAGGCCTAAGCCCCAGGCTCTGTCTCCCTTTCCTCCACAGGGGAGAGCCGGAAGGAGAGTCGCAGGGTGAGCCATCCCACGCTGGCGCCTCTGGCCCCCCAGCACCACGGCCCCCTGACGGAGGCGAACGGCGGCAAGGACCGGCTGCACCAGATCTCGCTGAGCAGCGACGGCAAGCCGGACTTGGAGACGGTGCGttgcgggagggggcagggacagggcaagCACGTGCCTGTGGAAGTCTGACGTGAGGCGTCGTCTCCTGCACAGGCACCCAGCGCCGGTAGAGAAAACACCTGGGTTCCCTCCTGCAGCACCTCCGGCTGGCAATGGAGTagctgggagctgctgccctgcaccccacagcgccccctgctgggagaggctgggactgcaGTAGCTGGGAGCTTCCCTCACAGAcagcacccctgccctgctccctacagtgccccctgctgggagaggctgggactgagTTTGTAGCCTACAAACAGCTGTCTCGGGCTCTGCagtccctgggctggagagcTCCTGCTGCAGGGAGATGAGCTCCCTGGCATGCTGGTTGCCCCTGTCGGCAAAGAGGAGGGCAGAGCCCAATGCATAGGCtggctggggcatgggggtgggcagggggggagaagaggcagcgGCGAGAGCTGGAGGGAAAGCCCAGCGAGTCCCGCGCCTCCTGAGCTTGCAATCTGTCCTGTCCCCTGGCAGGCTCCGTGCCGCATGCACCTGGCAGCCGTCATGCTGGAGCTCAAGGCCCCGCTGTACCTGAGCGGAGAGGACATCTTCATTCCCAACTGCGACACCAAAGGCTTCTACCGGAAAAAACAGGTAGGGTAGGAGCCAGGTTCCCCTGGGCTGGGGCACCAGGAGTGCTGGATGGAGTCAGAGCCGTGAGCCCTCCAGGTGCAGGGCATTGGCAGGGAGCCAGTGAGCAGCTGCCCAGACACAGCATTGGACTGGCTGGTGATCAGCCCAATGGGGCtctgacctagggtgaccagatgtcccgattttatagggacagtcccaattttggggggctttgtcttatataggtgcctattaccccgcCATACcgaattttcacacttgctgtctggtcaccctacaccgaCCTCTGTGTCCAGCCACTGGCCCAGCCAGACCTATGTCCTGTCGGCTGCCCTAGCAGATCAGTGCATGTGTCTTCTACCGCCCCCGCCATACCGGGCTAGTGCCTGGGACCATCTGGCTGTTACCCCAGAACAGGCACCGCCAGCTCCAAACAGCCAGAGATTTTAAACCAGGTCCCCCCAACTCCTGAGGTGGGCTCTTTTTGCCCATCTGGGTTCTCATCCTTTACAGGACAGCACAACCTAGTGGATACAGTACCATTGCTGCccttccccgtgcctcagtttccccatccatatgTAAAGCACTTGGCAATGGAGGGGTGGCAAGTGCTAGAAGAAAAGCTAGAAGATACCAATCTCTAGCTCTTCTCTGGAGCCATGAGGGTTAGAAACATATTCCCAGTCTCTGGAAGGatcttcagctttcatttaatggtcccatgactccaggagctggggtttcgttgcagggggtgggggtggaaatgcTTCAGATTCCAAGACTGTCGATCAGCTCATTGGTATGTCCTCTCTCACAGCCGCCCTCCCCCTTGTCTTTTCCTCTTCCAGTGCCGGGCATCCAAAGGACAGAGGCGAGGCCAGTGCTGGTGTGTGGATAAGAAGGGCCACCCGCTGGCCGGCTCGGGGGGGCTGGAGGGCAACCCCCATTGTCTGCCCAACGGGAGTGACTGAGAGGGGTGGGCTGGGCTCGAGCGGGGCTGGAAGAGGCTCAGCCTCATAGACACTGCGGGAAGAAGAGCCCGAGGACGCAGAAGCATTTGCCTTTAATTTATTACCTGGCACCGTGGCTGTTGGGAGGAGCTGGCCTGAAGGCAGCTTGGGGGCGCTGCCCTCCCTGGGGATCggcctttccccccttccccattcaCACCCAGGACTGGCTGGGCACAGGTGGCAGGGAATAGCCCTGCAcctggcccctggggaggggtggggctgggctagcagggctcCCTCCACCCCATGGCTCTGGGGTAGCAGCCTGGGGCCCATGCCGCTGCTTTGGGGGTCTGTTAGGTGTTTGTTCAATAAGCTATTGGGAGTGGGGGCGAGGGGGGGTCTGCAGCATCCCCTGGTGCTTCCAACCCCCCACCCACAGCTGCATTTTCTACAATGGGGAGTTTCTCCcttggactggggtgggggggtgaactGCTTTTCTGGGTGGGGAACAATGAAGGCTGGTATTGGAAGAGTGCTATTAATGTTGGCGCTTGGTGGGGGGGATACGCTGGGAAGGGCAGCATGGTTTTGGGGGACAGGCTGGAAACAGCCAGCAAGagctcacccctgcacccccaaaTCTCAGGATCCCAACCCCCACCCGTCCACACACCCTGAGCTGCAGTCGGACGCCAATTAAGAagctgggagaggggcagggggaatgggaggggagCAAGGGATGCGGGGGTCGGATGTGGGACAAGCAACCTTTCACTTTCTGACCTTCCTCCTGAGagccctcccgcctcccccccccaggaaaaCTGCTGGCTGGGGAGAGTCCTGCAGCCAGCCGGatgtggggggcactggggcagaggcagctggagcggGAGTCAGGGCCAGGCTGcgccatcccccctcccccatcccacagctCTGCTTTTGCTGTCACCTGTCCTGCAGCTCCTTTACCTTAATGCGCTCTCTTGAGGATTGTTGGATGCTTctgggatatttttattttaaataaagctgagtTTGGTTTTTGGAGGGCCTGGCGCTCGCCTTCTTTCTGCTGTGCTGCCCTCCTGGTGCCCTCCAGACCCCACCTTAGAGCTTGTCTAGCTGGGGAAATAGGCTGTACCAGAATAACTAACCGGCCCTTAGTCCAGTTAGATGTCCTGGCGCCCATGGCCAGTCCACGCTACAGCCAGGCTCTGCCAGCGTAACCCCTGGTAGAGACACAGTTATGCCACCCCGACGAATGACAGACAGCATCTACATGAGTTCTTTTGCTGGCACAGCAATGCTGGATAGGGGAACGTCACCACACCTTTGTCCCGCACACCTGGCCTATTTCAGTGTGGACTCTCCACCTGCCTTTGGAACAGGGCCCTCTCTTAGGGCCACGTGTCGTGATGCTCAGCCATCCCTTTGGTCAGGTCGGTACTGATGAGAGTAACAGCGACTTGCTTTTCTTTGGTCGCACTCAGTTCCATTGGTGGAAGGAGCATCCATCAAACTTATGTGGCCCTACCTGCTTCCTGGAGTCCGTCAGCAGCCCTCTGGTTAATGAATGCTATTGACAATGCGGATGAGATCCGCCCGGAGTGGCTGAGGCCAGTTGGAAGAGAATCAGAGCCATCGCTTGAGCCCCAgtgtgcaaaaaaacaaacaaatgggggGGGGTATATTTTATTTCCTGGGCTCCTGGGCTGGACCACATCTCCCATGGCGTACCATGGTTCCCCTCGTGGAGAGAGGAGGCAATGGCTCATGGGAGATAGAGTCCAGCTGAGGAGTCTGGCCTGTAGAAGAGAGTGAGGGAATGaggcatctgaactacaactctcATGAGGCCCCATGGCAGCATCGCAAAGAACATTTTGTTGGCTTTCACATGTTCGCttgttttaccaaaaaaaaaatcagccattcCTGCAGGAGCAAAGCCGGACTGTGACTAGATTTACTTAGTGGAACACCTAATGTTCCATCAGGAAACAGTTCAACAGATCATTTTCAACCAGCCCGGATGAGATCTCTGTCCCCCCCTTGGGGGTTCCCTCCAGGGGCAGATGGGGGACAGGTGAGAGTTTCCAGgtctggccctgccccagagttGGCTGGAGGTCTCTGGCTAGGGGGCTGCCAACTGGGGATCTGGCATCAGCACTAAATTGGGTTAAAAGATTTCTTTAAGTGCGGGCAGGGCCGTAAAATGTAGCTTCTTCcaagccagccccagccctgcggctgGAGGGCCTGAGAGCTCAGCCCTGCAGAGGTATCGCCTCGGTAACCCTTCATCAGTTGCCGATAAGAGCCCGGGGCGGTTGGCTCAAAGTTCCCCCTCAGCCCCAAGAGGCCTTAGCCCTGCTGGGAAGTCCAAGGCTGCCAGACAGGCTGAATGCCAGCAGGGTGCTGCCTTGTACAGCCAACGGGTCCATTTGGCTCACCTCCCCCCCACTGCAGAGTGGGAGAAAAAGGGGCAGAGATGCTTCTTCATGGAGGAGGGTGGGTTGTTCTGGGGCATGAAGGGAACAAAGAGGGGCCCCATGGTGTGGGGCAGAGACAGCCCCTTGTGAGGGGGGGCAAAGGGCGGAGGAAGGGTGGTGGTCCCTAAGCAGCGGTGCCTAGCACGAAGATGTTTGAATCGTCACTCTGGAACGTTGTGAGGCTGCGGGCCAAATGACTCACTGGTGTAAGCAGGCGTgacaccctctcccctcctgggAGCTTCCTTAGACCTAATGCtgattcctttcccttccccgactgagatgcagccagctctggggcagAGCATAGCAGCTGTTCAGTCACGGTgtagggcagggagcagagatgaGCGCTGTGCCCCATTGGGAACAGAGATCAGCAGGGGATGGGCTAACCGGGAGCCCAGCCTGGCACCCATCCTGCTCTTTCTTGCTGCAACGTCCCTgcgcaaagcatgctgggaatatCCAAGAGCCAGCGGTACCCACAATCAGCAAGAGACAGGGATGCGGCTCTGAGTGTCTCCACACCGGCCCATAGGGGAGCAAAGGTACCAGTCTAGGTgcctgctccacctctgcccagGCCCATCCCATGTGCCCAAAGGCAAAGTTTTaaagtgtgtggggtggggtgtgacCCCGGCTGGGGGCAGAGGTTGGAGCCATAGGCCCTGCTATCTCTGCCCTGATAAGGGCTTTATCTTATCACCCCTGCGAGGAGGGTCCAAGGCTCCCATCTCCAGCCTGGATCCCAGAGTGTAAAAACTCCTCCAAGGACTTTACCCCCTTGCCAATCAGCTGACCGGACAGGGcccagcgctgggagggaggcagcCCCGGGGGAAGAAGAGGATGGTAGCTCTGGGGCGGCCGCTCTGACCCAGTTCCATTCCCTCCGGGGCTGACATGGAGCAAGGCCAGAGGGCCCCTGGCAGAGCCAGGCAGAGGAAGAGAGCAGGGCgaaggcaggaggaagaggaggagactcAGGGACTGGACGgtgaggagcaggggcagagcgGGAGCGGGAGGATAGGAAGGAGGAGTAAGGGGAGGTGGGGTGCAGCATTTCAGGAGCTCTGGGCAGGCGCCCAAGTATAGATGGGACCTGCCAGGGCATCAGAGctcggggggcggtgcctgggtcCAGAGCAGTGACTGCCCAGCGTGCAGGTGTTGGGGACAGCGCAGCCTGGGGCATGTCACTGgtgcctggggctggagcagcgtgTGCCCGAGCGGCATGTGCCAGGTCACAGCCGTGTGCGGGTGACTGGTTGTGGCATGTTACAGCCATGTGGGTTGCCAGGTACCTTGTGGTGAGCATCTGGCATTTCAGACCCATGTGCCCATGCCCAGGtagcgggtgtgtgtgtgtatgtattaccCAGCTGGGGtggacaggcagggagcttgccagcTCAGGCGTTTCCCCTCATCCTTTTACGACCCAGCAGCTGCAGTCCTGGGAGCTCCAGGTTCAGGCAGTGGCACCAGCCTGCACTGGGGCTGGAACGTCAATGCCCCACCAGTCCCTGTGAGTCAGCCGGCCGGGCTggcatccaacccctcctgcagcgGTGCCGGCTCGGTGGGCTGGTTTCCATGGGCCCATCCCACTCCAATTCGCCTCTGTCACGGTACGAGATGGCACCAAGCCGTGGTggaaatggggtgggagggatccCCAAACCTCCAGGCAAATGGGAATATTTCCGGCCCTGCCACGTGACCATATTATGGTGCCGGTGGTGTTGGTTGCCAAGGCATCAGGCCCTCAGAGAGCTGCCGACCCCTCTGGCATGGAAATGAGGGGCCCCCAATGCAACCCTGGCTCTGACAGGAGCTGCGCTATTCAGCACCTCCCCTCCAGGGGGCACCACCCAGCGGGTGACACGTGACTGAcccgctgccccctgctcccccaccccagggaacaTTGAGCAACCGGAGAGTGTCACCAGCCTCATCCAATGGAGGAGACGCATGGAGGTAAGGCAGGGCTCCGCCTGGGTCTGGGGTGGGCAGCGGGGGCTACGTGGATGGTTACTGGGGAAGGAGCAATGGCGGGGTCCCATGGGAGAGCCCTTCCCCCCAGGCAGCTTGTCTCCTGGGCGGGTGGTGGGGGATCGGGACCAGGGGAGGATGCTGATGGCTCCggagcagagcgctgggaggagctGGCCCACCCGAGGCCCTGGCACCAGCTGGCAGAGCTGGTTGGGGGCTGGAGGAAGGCACCTGGGATGAGGGTGTGAGAaattgaggggagggggggagcaccTCCCAGGTGCATGCTGGGATACTCTCTGGGGAGACCAGTCACCAccttgttcccccccacccccaccccggggcAGGTGGTGAAGTCGGAGCTGCTGGAGCACATGCAGGCGCAGCTCGGGGACCTGCTGGACAAGGCCGCGGAGGAGGCTGCACGGTGCTACCCGCAGCCCCACAGAAAGGCCCGGCTGGAGAGAGAGGACAGGTGAGAGCAGGGGGGGCGGGGATCCGCCCACCCAgcaccccactcctccccccggCTCTGGggctcctctccctgccaccaCGCGGCACCTCCATGGGGAGTCCCCTGCTTCGGGGATCTCCTTCCTGGCCGCCAGCCAACCAGGGATTCTCCCACCTAACCCAGAAGGGGGTGACTGGGGTGTGACATGGGGGATGGGGGCACTGACATGGCAGCGGTGCTGAAAGCCggtgccccaccccctcctgcccagacCCCACCCAGGCCCCCCTGCTGAGTAGGTAGAGTCATCCACAGCCTGGTCTGGTAGTGAGGGTGCTGGGCTGAGACTCAGgaaaacctgggttcaagtcccgtTCCTGCTGcatgactgtgggcaagtcactgcccccctctgtgcctcagtttcccctcctaccccatgTCCAGTTAGCCCATGAGCCTAACAGGCTGTGTTGGCGTCACAGGGTCCGAAAGCCAGCATCTACTGCTCTGTTAACCAGCGCTCTAAGCATCAAACTGGAGACCCCCATGTGCTGATCCCCCTCGGGGGACACCTTCTGCCCACCCACCTTGCAGCTGGTGGGGATGGTGACTGGCTGTGACTATCCTAGAAGTGCAGTGGGTGTGGGGAGGTGGCTGTGACAAGCCCCTTCCCCAGTCTGTGGTTACTGCTTGGAACTTCGTGGTGCCAGTGGACATGAACCTGGCTACTCCAGAAGCCCAGTCCCATGCAGTGTGAGCTGCAGGAGAATCCCCATTAGCCATTAGCAGTGTAGGGCCTGGGAAACACAGCTGAGCTCTTCTGGTTCCACCCAGCAGCGGTGAGCATGCACCGGCTCATTAGAAAGGGGGGGCATTGTCCTGGGATGGAAGGTGCACTAGAAAAGCAGCGCGCCGATTCGGGGGTGGGAGTTTCTCCCCCAGGTCTAACCCCAATCCCCGCTGGAATCCTTTAGGGGGAGAGGCTCCCTGCTGGAGAAGCGGAAGGTGTTCGTCGACCGGCAGTCGCTGCTCGAGTGAGTACGGCCTGGCTTGGTgcagaggcagggagctgcacCTCGATGCCCAGGTGTGCCAGCCTGATGCAGGGTggcaagggggcagggcctgacaTTGCAATACATCCAGCTGGGATGGACCCAACACCCACCCAGAGCCCTAAATCCCCAGCACAGGGCACCGGACAGGATGGACTCATCGCAGTAAAAAGCTATCCTGGGCCTGCTTAGGGGAGACTGGAGGGCTGCTCAGTGACCCTAGAGGCAACCAAGGAGTAGCTGGGGTGAGGGacttcccctcccacatccagaactgccctccccccacacccgaCATGGCCTGGAATGGCCCCTGTGCTGTTGGATCTTAcagaaggggaggtgggggagacagagctgggggggaagCTGTGTGTGCCCCTAGGGGGAGCCCTTGTGCTGGAGCTTCCATGAGTTGGGTCATTTAGTCAGGACACCTGAGTTCTCTGCCTGGCCGTGGGAGGGGAATAGGAGCTACTGGTTAGagtggtggggctgggagtcaggactcctgggttccattgacTCAACTCTGGAAGTggagtggggcctagtggctagagcttgggggggggagctgggagtcaggagtcctggctgtgccacactctCAGACGAGTCTCtttgccactctgtgcctcagtttacccacttgtaaaatggggatgacgaTCTGCCTGCAGCTTTGTTATTGAAGGTTGGaggactcccccccccacccccagccaggaaGAGGCTGTGGACACAGGGAGGGTGGGTCAGTCCATGCCCTTCCCCCAGTTCTGGGCAGGTAGCATGACTTCCCTGCCCGGCTCTTTTCCAGCGAGCTGCTGGAGGTGGAGCACTTCCAAACCATCTACCACATGTTCATCGCCGTGCTCTGTGTCTTCATCGTCAGCACTGTCATGGTGGACTTCATCGACCAAGGGAGGTATGGCAGGAGGATCCCCGCTTCGCCCaatcacgttttttttttttggcctggggGTGTGGCCTGAGGGGATCCCTGCCCTGACCAATCAGAGCACAGTGTTcctgggggagggtggcaggaggatccccacccccaaccaatCACAGCCTTGTATGCCTGGGGATGTGGCAGATCCCCAGGGCTCCACAGCCCAGCCTGAGGGACCCCAGTTTGCACTAAAGAGGAGGAAgtggcattttctccagcccctccctctccccgctCCAGGGAGACTCCCTCTGGGATCGCCCCCTTCCTCTCTGCCCATCCAGCAATGACACCAGCAgggcgtgtgggaggggggtttAACCACGAGAACATGAGTTGGGCCCCTTCCCCTACACCAcacgcggctcttcagaagttaatatgcggctccttgtataggcaccgactccggggctggagctacaggcaccaactttccaatgtgccaagGGTGGggggctcactgctcaacccctggctctgccacaggccctgtccccactctaccccttcctgccccctcccctgagcctgccctgccctcactcctccccctcccccccagagcctcctgcacaccacaaaacagctgattgggaggtgctgatcggcggagctgctggtgggtgggaggcgctgggaggggggtgggggaactgattgggggctgctgacatattactatggctctttggcaatgtacactggtaaattctggctccttctcaggctcaggttggccacccctgccctacacgGTGAGAATACGCGGCCCAAGGGCTTCCCAAGGGAGCACTGGCAGAAAGCCTGGGGCAGCCTTCGGCAGTGTTCGTAGGGTCAGGAAGGTCCGTAGTGTTTGCCATAGGGCAGTGAAGGTTCATTGGAGGGCTTTAGGGACACAAAGATCCCTAGTGAAGGTTCATGGAGCCATGAACACCCCTAGTGGAATGCCACAGGGCCCTGAGGGTCCGTAGGGCCACGAACACCCCTAGTGAAATGCCATAGGGCCCTGAGGGTCCGTAGGGCCACAAACCCCTAGTGGAATGTGATAGGGCCCTGAGGGTCCGTAGGGCCACGAACACCCCTAGTGAAATGCCATAGGGCCCTGAGGGTCCGTAGGGCCACGAACACCCCTAGTGGAATGTGATAGGGCCCTGAGGGTCTGTAGGGCCATGAGTGTCCCTAGGGCCCATGATACATGGCGGGGCCATGGTGCAGCTCTGAGTCCTGTGtcgccctcctctccccctgcagcttaGTCCTGGACTTTGACCTCTTCATCTTTGCCTTCGGGCGTCTCCCCATGGTGCTGGCCACCTGGCTGG
Proteins encoded in this region:
- the IGFBP6 gene encoding insulin-like growth factor-binding protein 6 codes for the protein MLPGCWLVSALLLVPGSWGALGQCPSCEDGDPPACAPRAGCRAPERAAAAPPDSAKAPREACGEKGCARALGEPCGVYSPSCARGLRCIPRAGERTPLHALLHGKGVCRAVGGRKGSRNHTEPEPPAGESRKESRRVSHPTLAPLAPQHHGPLTEANGGKDRLHQISLSSDGKPDLETAPCRMHLAAVMLELKAPLYLSGEDIFIPNCDTKGFYRKKQCRASKGQRRGQCWCVDKKGHPLAGSGGLEGNPHCLPNGSD